From bacterium HR34, one genomic window encodes:
- a CDS encoding Gluconeogenesis factor, which translates to MKIKIYKRKIKDKRIVIIGGGTGTSTLLYGLKKYPVKLRAIVTVTDRGGSSGILRDEFGILPPGDIRQCIVALAQEDLILRKLFLYRFDKGSLKGHNFGNIFMTALERITGDFDKAVYYACKILNVKGKVIPVSLEKTNVCALLKNGKILTGQNNILKYKKLYKDINKIFVNPKVEANPAAVSSILKADMIVIGPGDFFTSLLPNLVIDGIKESLIISKAVKIFNCNLMTREWQTEGYSVLDFKNILEEHLGKKDFFDFIIYNNKIPSKEFLEAYAIKGEKPVAFDNVPEGDSRFIGYDLISKRVQKQLKGDLIERTLIRHNPDRIAKILLTILSTYKN; encoded by the coding sequence ATGAAAATTAAAATTTATAAAAGAAAAATAAAAGACAAAAGAATAGTTATTATTGGCGGTGGCACAGGAACATCAACCTTACTTTATGGATTAAAAAAATATCCTGTAAAATTAAGAGCTATTGTTACTGTAACAGATAGAGGGGGATCTAGTGGAATTTTAAGAGATGAGTTTGGGATTTTGCCACCAGGTGACATAAGACAGTGTATTGTTGCTTTGGCGCAAGAAGACCTTATTTTGAGAAAACTTTTTTTGTATAGATTTGATAAGGGAAGCTTGAAAGGTCATAACTTTGGAAACATTTTTATGACAGCACTTGAGAGAATTACAGGTGATTTTGATAAGGCAGTATATTACGCCTGCAAGATATTAAATGTAAAAGGTAAAGTTATTCCAGTGAGTTTAGAAAAGACAAACGTATGTGCTTTGCTAAAAAATGGTAAAATACTCACAGGGCAAAATAATATTTTAAAGTATAAAAAGCTATACAAGGATATTAATAAAATTTTCGTTAACCCTAAAGTTGAAGCTAATCCGGCTGCCGTCTCGTCTATTTTAAAGGCCGATATGATAGTTATCGGACCTGGTGATTTTTTTACAAGTTTATTGCCAAATTTAGTAATCGACGGAATAAAAGAATCATTAATTATTTCAAAGGCGGTTAAAATTTTTAACTGTAATTTAATGACAAGAGAGTGGCAGACAGAAGGTTATTCTGTTTTGGATTTTAAAAATATTTTAGAGGAACATTTAGGTAAGAAAGATTTTTTTGATTTTATAATATACAACAACAAAATTCCCTCAAAAGAATTTCTAGAGGCTTATGCAATTAAGGGAGAAAAACCAGTTGCCTTTGATAATGTTCCAGAGGGCGACAGTAGGTTTATAGGCTATGACTTAATAAGTAAAAGAGTTCAAAAGCAATTGAAGGGCGACTTAATAGAAAGGACATTAATAAGGCATAACCCAGACAGGATAGCAAAAATTCTACTTACTATTCTATCAACATACAAAAATTAA
- the gyrA gene encoding DNA gyrase subunit A, giving the protein MPRNKKDNNKEVQNNENKNNSSLSISDGVIERSIVEEMKESYLAYAMSVIVSRALPDVRDGLKPVHRRILYVMHEDGITSNAKFRKSANVVGSTLGRYHPHGDQAVYDAAIRMSQPFSLRYPLIQGQGNIGSIDDPSEYAAMRYTEMRLSKIGEEMLRDIEKNTVDFMENYDGTRKEPVVLPSPIPNLLINGSLGIAVGMATNIPPHNLSEVVDACCYYIDNPDCKTEDLFQFIQGPDFPLGGAIFNKKEIIQAYSQGRGPIIMRGDINVEEDKKGKIRLVITSIPYQVQKSTLMEQFAKLIQEKKLVGIKDIRDESDKEGMRIVIELQRDAFPKKVINQLYKFTDLQKIYHLNMLALVDGIQPQVLSLVDVIKYYIEHREKVIYRRTEYELEKARNRAHILEGLHRCLGNIDEVIRIIKGSKDREDAKTKLMKRFRLTEIQANAILDTKLASLAKLERKKIEDELKMLRAQIKELEAILKSDKKVKEIVKKELLEIKQKYGDERRTKVFAHGIGEFSEEDLIPDEETIITITKGGYIKRVNPKVYKEQKRGGKGVIGMQTMGEDVVEHFLYARTHDNILFFTDSGKVFQVKAYEIPEGQRLSKGRGITNFLEISQNEKILSLLTLSKDDIERGFKFIAMATEKGLAKKTPLDDFKNVRRSGLTAITLKKGDSLVSAKKTTGDDSIMLITQNGQSIHFKEKDIRSMGRQASGVTGIRLRENDKVVSMEVINKEWQKGDILLISENGYGKRVKISLFKTQKRGGSGIKIMTTTQKTGKIVSSHIIYEQEHLIAISEKGQVIKTDIKNISQFGRQAQGVRIMKLDKDDKVASFDCV; this is encoded by the coding sequence ATGCCAAGAAATAAAAAAGATAATAACAAAGAAGTACAAAATAACGAAAACAAAAATAATTCTTCCTTGTCGATTAGCGACGGTGTGATTGAAAGAAGTATTGTTGAAGAGATGAAAGAAAGTTATCTAGCTTATGCGATGTCTGTTATTGTTTCAAGGGCTTTGCCAGATGTTAGAGATGGTTTGAAGCCTGTTCACAGAAGAATACTTTATGTCATGCATGAAGATGGCATAACGTCTAACGCAAAATTTAGAAAATCAGCAAATGTTGTTGGTTCAACTTTGGGAAGATATCACCCTCATGGAGATCAGGCGGTTTATGATGCTGCGATTAGAATGTCTCAACCTTTTTCTTTAAGATATCCTTTAATACAAGGGCAGGGTAACATAGGTTCTATTGATGATCCATCAGAATACGCTGCTATGCGTTATACAGAGATGCGTTTATCAAAAATTGGAGAAGAAATGCTAAGAGATATAGAAAAGAACACAGTAGATTTTATGGAAAATTATGATGGCACAAGAAAAGAGCCTGTTGTTCTGCCATCTCCAATTCCGAACTTGTTGATAAATGGTTCTTTAGGAATTGCTGTTGGTATGGCAACAAATATTCCACCTCATAATCTTAGCGAAGTTGTTGATGCGTGTTGCTATTATATTGATAATCCTGACTGCAAAACAGAAGATTTATTTCAGTTTATCCAAGGACCTGACTTTCCTTTAGGAGGCGCTATCTTCAACAAAAAAGAAATAATTCAAGCCTATTCTCAGGGAAGAGGACCTATTATTATGAGAGGAGATATTAATGTTGAAGAAGACAAAAAAGGAAAGATTAGGCTTGTAATAACATCTATTCCTTATCAAGTGCAAAAGTCAACCTTAATGGAACAATTTGCAAAACTCATTCAAGAGAAAAAACTCGTTGGCATAAAAGATATTAGAGATGAATCAGACAAAGAAGGAATGAGGATTGTTATTGAACTTCAAAGAGATGCTTTCCCAAAGAAAGTAATAAATCAACTTTATAAATTTACAGATCTTCAAAAAATATATCATTTGAATATGTTAGCACTTGTTGATGGAATACAGCCTCAGGTTTTATCTTTGGTTGATGTTATTAAATATTATATTGAGCATAGAGAAAAAGTTATCTACAGAAGAACTGAGTATGAACTAGAAAAAGCAAGGAACAGGGCCCATATTTTAGAGGGTCTACATAGATGCCTTGGAAATATAGATGAAGTTATAAGAATAATTAAGGGTTCTAAAGACAGGGAAGATGCAAAAACAAAGTTAATGAAAAGATTTAGATTGACAGAGATACAAGCAAATGCAATTTTAGACACGAAACTTGCATCCTTGGCAAAACTTGAAAGAAAGAAAATAGAAGATGAGTTAAAAATGTTAAGAGCACAAATAAAAGAACTTGAAGCGATTTTAAAGAGTGATAAAAAAGTAAAAGAAATAGTTAAAAAAGAACTTTTAGAGATAAAACAAAAATATGGAGATGAAAGACGAACAAAAGTTTTTGCTCATGGTATAGGAGAATTTTCAGAAGAAGATTTAATTCCAGATGAAGAAACAATAATAACGATTACAAAAGGAGGTTATATAAAAAGGGTTAATCCTAAAGTTTACAAAGAACAAAAAAGAGGAGGAAAGGGAGTAATTGGTATGCAAACCATGGGAGAGGATGTTGTGGAGCACTTTTTATATGCAAGAACTCACGATAATATTTTGTTTTTCACAGATTCTGGAAAAGTCTTTCAGGTAAAAGCCTATGAGATACCAGAAGGGCAAAGATTGTCAAAAGGAAGAGGCATAACTAACTTTTTAGAGATATCACAAAATGAAAAAATTTTATCTCTGCTTACTTTATCAAAAGATGACATAGAAAGAGGATTTAAGTTTATTGCTATGGCAACAGAAAAGGGATTGGCGAAGAAAACTCCGTTGGATGATTTTAAGAATGTTAGGAGGTCAGGTTTAACAGCAATAACTCTCAAAAAAGGCGACAGTCTTGTTTCTGCCAAAAAAACAACAGGAGACGATTCTATTATGCTAATAACTCAAAACGGCCAATCAATACATTTCAAGGAAAAAGATATAAGGTCAATGGGAAGACAGGCAAGCGGTGTTACTGGCATAAGGCTTAGAGAAAACGATAAAGTTGTTTCTATGGAAGTTATTAATAAAGAATGGCAAAAAGGAGACATTCTTTTAATATCTGAAAATGGATATGGTAAAAGGGTAAAAATAAGTTTGTTCAAGACACAGAAAAGAGGAGGAAGCGGAATAAAAATCATGACAACTACGCAAAAAACAGGAAAAATTGTTAGTTCTCATATTATTTATGAACAAGAACATTTAATAGCGATTTCAGAAAAAGGGCAGGTTATAAAAACAGACATAAAAAACATTTCGCAATTTGGAAGGCAGGCACAGGGAGTTAGAATAATGAAGTTAGATAAAGATGATAAAGTAGCAAGTTTCGATTGCGTTTAA
- the leuS gene encoding Leucine--tRNA ligase — MKLENYLSEKLDKKWQKIWEENNLYKTDEKPKRKFYCLDMFPYPSGKGLHVGHLRGYIASDIISRFYRMRGYSVLHPMGFDAFGLPAENAAIKFGVHPKEWTYNNIKTMTNQLKKLGCMYDWERTIATCEPIYYKFTQWIFIQLYKAGLVKRENTYVNWCDSCKTVLANEQVIKGKCERCDNYVYQKTIEQWVFKITEFAEDLLKGLNKVDWPESTVELQKNWIGKSEGWQIVFDVKVDSKEFRDTIEIFTTRLDTIFGVSFLAISPDHPLLARIQNIIENLSEVQNYIVASKMKKEVERLEAAGEKTGVELKGVKAINPVNGKEVPIFVADYVLMTYATGAVMGVPAHDQRDFDFAKKYGLEVVQVVQDREGKVNVKDRAFEEYGVLINSDKYNGLESQKAIQKIGEDLQKQNRAEPRIYYHLRDWIISRQRYWGAPIPMIYCEKCGWQPVPEEDLPVLLPEIEDFKPTGDGRSPLAKSEEFVNTKCPSCKGPAKRETDTMDTFVDSSWYYFRYTDPKNAKEFASRKEIEKWLPVDFYIGGSEHAVGHLLYSRFITRFLKKKKLISFSEPFLKLKHPGIVLGSDGFKMSKSRGNVVNPDDIIAKYGVDTLRVYEMFMGPLGEGMPWSDKGIEGCYRFLQKVIRIKEKVADINEKECKGWKEILELHKTIKKVTKDIINFKLNTAIASLMNFSNVMWKMEKVPKLYYETFLKLLAPFAPHTTEQLWFEIKGFKEFKKENSIHLQPFPKYDPRLIKEEFLEIPVQINGKLRDVLRVRSDEKDNKIKELALNSEKVKKYIDRKTIKKIIYIKRKLINLVV; from the coding sequence ATGAAGTTAGAAAACTATTTATCAGAAAAACTTGACAAAAAATGGCAAAAAATTTGGGAAGAAAATAATCTTTACAAAACAGACGAAAAACCAAAGAGAAAATTCTATTGTTTGGATATGTTTCCTTATCCTTCTGGGAAAGGTTTGCATGTTGGTCATTTAAGAGGGTATATAGCTTCTGATATTATATCAAGATTTTACAGAATGAGAGGTTATTCTGTTTTACATCCTATGGGTTTTGATGCCTTTGGTTTACCAGCAGAAAACGCTGCCATAAAATTCGGCGTCCACCCAAAAGAATGGACCTACAACAACATTAAAACAATGACAAACCAATTAAAGAAATTAGGATGTATGTATGATTGGGAAAGGACAATCGCGACTTGTGAGCCAATTTACTATAAATTTACTCAGTGGATTTTTATACAACTTTACAAAGCAGGGTTAGTTAAAAGGGAAAATACATATGTTAACTGGTGTGATTCTTGCAAAACAGTTTTGGCCAATGAGCAAGTTATAAAAGGAAAATGTGAAAGATGTGATAATTATGTTTATCAAAAAACAATTGAGCAATGGGTTTTTAAAATAACAGAGTTTGCAGAGGATTTATTGAAAGGTTTGAATAAAGTTGATTGGCCAGAATCTACTGTTGAGTTGCAAAAAAACTGGATAGGGAAATCAGAGGGTTGGCAGATTGTTTTTGATGTGAAAGTAGATTCAAAAGAGTTTCGAGATACCATAGAAATTTTTACCACAAGATTGGATACGATTTTCGGTGTTAGTTTTTTAGCGATCTCACCAGACCACCCATTACTTGCAAGAATTCAAAACATAATAGAAAACTTGTCTGAAGTTCAAAATTATATTGTTGCCTCAAAAATGAAAAAAGAAGTTGAAAGATTGGAGGCAGCAGGCGAGAAAACAGGAGTTGAGTTAAAAGGCGTGAAGGCTATAAACCCTGTTAATGGAAAAGAAGTCCCTATTTTTGTTGCCGATTATGTTTTAATGACATATGCAACAGGCGCTGTGATGGGCGTGCCAGCGCACGATCAAAGAGATTTTGATTTTGCTAAAAAATACGGTCTCGAAGTAGTTCAAGTTGTGCAAGATAGAGAAGGGAAAGTAAATGTTAAAGATAGGGCTTTTGAAGAGTACGGAGTTTTAATAAATTCTGATAAATACAATGGCCTTGAATCTCAAAAAGCAATTCAAAAAATAGGAGAGGATTTACAAAAACAAAACAGGGCAGAGCCGAGAATTTATTATCATTTGAGAGATTGGATAATTTCGAGACAAAGATATTGGGGCGCTCCAATACCAATGATTTACTGCGAAAAATGTGGTTGGCAACCAGTTCCTGAAGAGGATTTGCCTGTTCTATTGCCAGAAATAGAAGATTTCAAACCAACAGGAGATGGCAGATCGCCTCTTGCAAAAAGCGAGGAATTTGTTAATACAAAATGCCCTTCTTGCAAGGGACCTGCCAAAAGGGAAACAGATACTATGGATACATTCGTTGATTCTTCTTGGTACTACTTTAGGTATACTGATCCGAAAAATGCAAAAGAGTTTGCCTCAAGGAAAGAAATAGAAAAATGGCTTCCTGTTGATTTTTATATTGGAGGTTCAGAGCATGCAGTTGGGCATCTTTTATATTCGAGATTTATAACAAGATTTTTAAAAAAGAAAAAATTAATTAGTTTTTCTGAACCTTTTTTGAAATTGAAGCATCCTGGAATTGTTCTTGGAAGCGACGGTTTTAAAATGTCAAAATCAAGAGGTAATGTTGTAAATCCAGACGATATTATTGCAAAATACGGCGTTGATACATTAAGAGTTTATGAAATGTTTATGGGCCCTTTGGGTGAGGGTATGCCTTGGAGCGATAAGGGAATAGAAGGATGTTATAGGTTCTTGCAGAAAGTTATTAGGATAAAAGAGAAAGTTGCTGATATTAATGAAAAAGAATGCAAAGGATGGAAAGAAATATTAGAGTTACACAAAACCATTAAAAAAGTTACAAAAGATATAATTAACTTTAAGTTAAACACTGCAATAGCTAGCTTAATGAATTTTTCAAATGTAATGTGGAAAATGGAAAAAGTGCCAAAATTATATTACGAAACATTTTTAAAACTTTTGGCACCCTTTGCCCCTCATACAACAGAACAATTATGGTTTGAGATAAAAGGTTTCAAAGAATTTAAAAAAGAAAATTCAATTCATTTACAACCATTTCCAAAATACGACCCACGACTTATAAAAGAAGAATTTTTAGAAATACCAGTGCAGATAAACGGAAAACTAAGAGATGTTTTGAGGGTAAGATCTGACGAAAAAGATAATAAAATAAAAGAACTTGCATTAAACAGCGAAAAAGTGAAAAAGTACATTGACAGAAAAACAATTAAGAAAATTATATATATTAAACGAAAATTAATTAATTTAGTTGTCTAA
- the recG gene encoding ATP-dependent DNA helicase RecG, producing the protein MNYFDLPLRKIISIGESLSKKLESAGIKTIGDVLFYFPIRYDDLTKLKDIKDVRLGEEVVLKGKILQLSHSKTFKKNIFITEALVSDNTGSIRVIWFNQPYLKNVLREGGEYYFFGKIYFDKKSLYLSTPFFEEVKDKQKYFDKIFPVYKEIKNLPSRQIANLVKKTIEKIPELKDYLPDFILEREGYLKLKDAFEKIHFPSSVKEAELAIERFKFEQVFSIILLTLKIKYKISRQIAPVIKPDIDLIKKFLSTLNFNLTLAQKKAIWIILKDLEKPRPMNRLLEGDVGSGKTVVALTCALNCIKQGYQVAFMVPTEVLAKQHFKTAAKLFADFGVNIGLLTGREDKFISEKLKNQEIEISERKLLQKTEKGEIDILIGTHTLIQDKVKFARLGFIILDEQHRFGVEQRAKLAKSPIRENGKILIPHLLSMTATPIPRTLALTIYGDLDVVLLDQLPEGRKKVVTKVFSNKDKEKALEIVKEEVLKGNQCFVICPRIEEKEKKEMELVSVNEEYEFLKKRFPKFNIAKIHSKLKKTEKEKIMQDFRDGNIDILVSTSVVEVGVDIPKATCILIENAERFGLAQLHQFRGRVGRSDLQSFCLLITDKKSLKTLQRIKAILESKNSFELAEKDLQIRGPGDFIGKKQSGMPDIAMQALSDRKLVEKAREYAKELLEKDLHLKNYPYLRSKLVELAKKIHFE; encoded by the coding sequence ATGAACTATTTTGACTTACCACTAAGAAAAATAATTAGTATTGGCGAGAGTTTAAGCAAAAAACTTGAAAGTGCTGGAATTAAAACAATAGGCGACGTGCTTTTCTATTTTCCAATAAGATATGATGATTTAACAAAGTTAAAAGATATAAAAGATGTAAGGTTAGGAGAAGAAGTTGTCTTAAAAGGTAAAATACTGCAGTTGTCTCATAGTAAGACTTTCAAAAAAAACATATTTATTACAGAAGCTTTGGTTTCTGACAATACAGGATCAATTAGGGTTATTTGGTTTAACCAGCCATATTTAAAAAATGTTTTAAGAGAGGGAGGTGAGTATTATTTTTTTGGAAAAATATATTTTGATAAAAAAAGTCTTTATCTTTCAACACCGTTTTTTGAAGAAGTAAAAGACAAACAAAAATATTTTGACAAAATTTTTCCTGTTTACAAAGAAATAAAAAATCTTCCATCAAGGCAGATAGCAAATCTTGTTAAAAAAACAATAGAAAAAATTCCAGAATTGAAAGATTATTTGCCAGATTTTATTTTAGAAAGAGAAGGTTATCTAAAATTAAAAGACGCTTTTGAAAAAATTCATTTTCCTTCTTCTGTAAAAGAGGCAGAATTGGCAATAGAAAGATTTAAGTTTGAGCAGGTTTTTAGCATAATATTGCTGACATTAAAAATAAAATATAAAATATCAAGACAAATAGCGCCTGTCATAAAACCTGATATTGATTTAATTAAAAAATTTTTATCAACTCTTAACTTCAACCTTACTTTAGCGCAAAAAAAGGCAATATGGATTATATTAAAGGATTTAGAAAAACCAAGGCCAATGAACAGACTCTTGGAAGGCGATGTTGGTTCTGGTAAAACAGTTGTTGCTTTAACTTGCGCTTTAAATTGCATAAAGCAAGGCTATCAGGTTGCTTTTATGGTTCCAACAGAAGTTTTAGCAAAACAACACTTTAAAACAGCAGCAAAGCTTTTCGCTGACTTTGGAGTAAATATAGGTTTACTAACTGGCAGAGAAGATAAATTTATTTCGGAAAAACTTAAAAATCAAGAAATAGAAATTTCAGAAAGAAAACTTTTACAAAAAACAGAAAAAGGAGAAATAGATATATTAATTGGCACCCACACTTTAATACAAGACAAAGTTAAATTCGCAAGACTCGGTTTTATAATTTTAGACGAACAGCACAGATTTGGCGTCGAACAAAGGGCAAAACTTGCCAAAAGTCCAATAAGAGAAAACGGAAAAATTTTAATACCGCACTTGCTTTCAATGACAGCAACTCCCATACCAAGAACCCTTGCTTTAACAATTTACGGTGACTTAGATGTTGTTTTATTAGATCAACTTCCAGAAGGAAGAAAAAAAGTTGTAACAAAAGTTTTTTCAAATAAAGACAAAGAAAAAGCCTTGGAGATTGTAAAAGAGGAAGTATTAAAAGGAAATCAATGTTTCGTTATATGTCCAAGAATAGAAGAAAAAGAAAAAAAAGAAATGGAGTTAGTTTCTGTTAATGAAGAATACGAGTTTTTAAAAAAAAGATTTCCAAAGTTTAATATAGCAAAAATACACAGTAAACTTAAAAAAACAGAAAAAGAGAAGATAATGCAGGATTTTAGAGATGGAAATATAGACATTTTAGTTTCAACGTCAGTTGTTGAAGTTGGCGTTGATATACCAAAAGCAACCTGCATTTTAATAGAAAACGCCGAAAGATTTGGCTTGGCGCAATTGCACCAATTTAGAGGGAGGGTTGGGAGGAGTGATTTACAATCTTTCTGCCTTTTAATTACCGACAAAAAATCTTTAAAAACATTGCAAAGAATTAAGGCTATTTTAGAGAGTAAAAACAGTTTTGAACTTGCCGAAAAAGATTTACAAATAAGAGGGCCTGGAGATTTTATTGGCAAAAAACAATCTGGTATGCCAGATATTGCCATGCAAGCCTTATCTGATAGGAAATTAGTTGAAAAGGCAAGGGAATATGCAAAAGAGCTTTTAGAAAAAGATCTACATCTTAAAAACTATCCTTACTTGAGAAGTAAACTTGTAGAATTGGCAAAAAAAATTCATTTTGAGTAA
- the glmS gene encoding Glutamine--fructose-6-phosphate aminotransferase [isomerizing], which translates to MCGIFAFTGNIGKKSLLKGIKALELLEYRGYDSCGLAFWVKTGFKVIKKTGYVEKLKEEILKKYKNLDSNVALFHTRWATHGGVTVMNAHPHLDCQKTFFVVHNGIIDNFQELKNNLQEKGHKFKSQTDTEVIAHLLEENFKSTKDVEKSFLKALASLKGSFGIVVANSYIPDLLMVARNFSPIYIGIGTKFKVVSSDTNSMVSFTNKIIYLEDGEAAFLRPDKIEFKNIYSTKKINKKIIVFNVNKEFTCKGEYKHFMLKEIFEQPQVIEKSYSNKIDYKNKKIFLDAFEKNKKRIKNLKRVKIIACGSSFNAGLVGKYFFENVCKIPCEAEWASEFSAREPVIDKETMYIFISQSGETADTISALRKVKEKGGFCVGIVNNVGSTISRMVDCGFFNHVGPEIGVASTKTTISQIIILSLIAMWLSQEKNIISSKEIEKFIKQIKNTPKYIQSVLAKTKEIENIVEIYKNYNKFLFIGRGYNFGSAVEGALKLKEISYIPSEGYGAGEMKHGPIAMIDKDFPVFAICFQDSNYDKMLSNIAEVKARGGKIIALANYGDEKIKKFADNVIFFDRIEGEFFYSVIAIVCFQLFAYYMGVKKGLNVDRPRNLAKSVTVQ; encoded by the coding sequence ATGTGTGGAATATTCGCTTTTACAGGCAACATAGGGAAGAAAAGTTTATTAAAAGGCATAAAAGCCTTGGAGCTTTTAGAGTATCGAGGTTATGATTCTTGTGGTTTGGCTTTTTGGGTTAAAACAGGTTTTAAGGTTATAAAAAAAACAGGCTATGTGGAAAAACTTAAAGAAGAAATTTTAAAAAAATACAAAAATTTAGATTCTAATGTGGCTTTATTCCATACAAGGTGGGCAACTCACGGAGGGGTAACAGTTATGAACGCTCATCCTCATTTAGATTGTCAGAAAACTTTTTTTGTTGTACACAACGGCATAATTGACAACTTTCAAGAGTTAAAAAATAACTTACAGGAAAAAGGCCACAAGTTTAAATCTCAAACAGATACAGAAGTTATAGCACATTTACTGGAAGAAAATTTTAAATCGACAAAGGACGTTGAAAAATCTTTTCTAAAAGCATTAGCTTCTCTAAAGGGTTCTTTCGGAATTGTGGTTGCAAATTCTTACATTCCTGATTTATTAATGGTCGCAAGAAACTTTTCTCCTATTTATATTGGAATTGGTACAAAATTTAAAGTAGTTTCTTCTGATACAAACTCAATGGTTAGCTTTACCAATAAAATAATTTATTTGGAAGATGGCGAAGCGGCTTTTTTGAGGCCAGATAAAATAGAATTTAAAAATATATATTCTACAAAAAAAATTAATAAGAAAATTATTGTTTTTAATGTAAACAAAGAATTTACATGCAAAGGAGAGTACAAACACTTTATGCTAAAAGAAATTTTTGAGCAACCCCAAGTTATTGAGAAGTCTTACTCGAATAAAATAGACTATAAAAACAAAAAGATTTTTTTGGATGCCTTTGAAAAGAATAAAAAAAGAATCAAAAATTTAAAAAGGGTTAAAATTATAGCCTGCGGAAGTTCTTTTAATGCAGGGCTTGTAGGTAAATATTTTTTTGAAAATGTTTGCAAAATACCCTGTGAAGCTGAGTGGGCTTCAGAATTTTCCGCCAGAGAGCCTGTTATCGACAAAGAAACTATGTATATTTTTATATCTCAGTCAGGCGAGACAGCAGATACTATTTCAGCTTTAAGAAAAGTTAAGGAAAAAGGCGGTTTTTGCGTTGGTATTGTGAACAATGTTGGTTCTACTATTTCAAGGATGGTAGATTGTGGATTTTTTAACCATGTTGGCCCCGAAATAGGCGTTGCCTCAACCAAAACAACAATATCTCAAATAATAATTCTTTCTTTAATAGCAATGTGGCTTTCACAAGAAAAGAACATAATTTCTTCAAAAGAGATTGAAAAATTTATAAAACAAATTAAAAACACTCCAAAATATATACAAAGCGTTCTTGCAAAAACGAAAGAAATAGAAAATATTGTTGAGATTTATAAAAATTACAACAAGTTCTTATTCATAGGCAGGGGATATAATTTTGGGTCTGCTGTGGAGGGCGCTTTAAAACTAAAAGAAATATCCTATATACCAAGCGAGGGCTATGGGGCAGGTGAAATGAAACATGGGCCAATTGCAATGATAGATAAAGATTTTCCTGTTTTTGCCATATGCTTTCAGGATTCAAATTATGATAAGATGTTGTCTAATATAGCAGAGGTTAAAGCAAGGGGGGGTAAAATCATAGCGTTGGCTAATTACGGCGACGAAAAAATAAAAAAGTTTGCCGACAATGTTATTTTCTTTGATAGAATTGAGGGTGAGTTTTTTTACAGTGTAATTGCTATTGTGTGCTTTCAATTATTTGCTTATTATATGGGTGTTAAAAAGGGTTTAAATGTTGACAGGCCTCGAAACTTGGCAAAGAGCGTGACAGTTCAATAA